The genome window AAAAATTTACTGCACTGTTATACTTGGTGAGAAAGAGAATTTCCAGACTGAATTTGAGCCTATTGGTAGGAAAGTCTCAGATTATGTTCTATAAAATATTATAATTATGGCTCCACTGGCTAAAATCTGAAGGTTATGACTAAAAGTCTTTTAATTACACGTGAAGGTTGGGATGCATTAGATAAAGAGTTGAAGTACCTGTGGAAGGAAGAACGCCCTCGGGTTACTCAATCTGTTTCAGAGGCCGCTGCTCAAGGGGATCGCTCAGAAAATGCAGAATATATTTATGGTAAAAAAAGGTTGCGTGAGATTGATAGGCGCATCCGTTTTTTATCCAAAAGATTGGATCAATTAAGGATTATCGAGCCTGATCCCCGCCAAGAAGGCCGGGTCTTTTTTGGCGCATGGGTTAAACTAGAAGATGAAAATGAAAATATCAGAATATTCCGTATCGTCGGTGCTGATGAGTTCAACCCTACAAAACAATGGATTTCAATAGACTCTCCGGTAGCACGAGCCTTGATAGGCAAACAGGTTGATGATGAAATAACAGTAAATACGCCAGGAGGGCAGGTGACTTATTTTGTGTTAGAAATAAGCTACCACCCACTAACTACCTGAAGAGTAAAATGATTCATTAAATCCTACGTTAGTGGTAAATTAGTGAGCATTAATATTGTTTTATTTACATTCATTAAAAAAATAATTTGAAAGATGCACATCTTGAGGGGCTACAAAATGCAGGAAAGTTATAAGGTGCTTGTCGTCGATGATGATATGCGTTTACGTGCACTGCTGGAACGTTATCTCACTGAGCAGGGTTTTCAGGTAAGGAGTGCCGCAAACGCTGAACAGATGGACCGAATCCTGACAAGGGAATCTATTCATTTGATCGTCTTAGATTTAATGCTACCGGGTGAAGATGGTCTATCGATTTGCCGTCGCTTACGTAGTCAAAATAACCCAATTCCTATTATTATGGTGACAGCGAAAGGTGAAGAAGTTGATCGTATCGTTGGCTTAGAAATCGGTGCAGATGACTATATTCCAAAAACCTTTTAATCCACGGGAATTGCTAGCTCGTATTCGTGCGGTATTACGCCGTCAAGCTAATGAATTACCGGGTGCGCCATCTCAAGATGATGCGATAATTACTTTTGGTAAATTTAAATTAAATCTTGGAACACGAGAAATGTTCCAAGGTGATGAAAATATGCCATTAACCAGCGGCGAATTCGCGGTGTTAAAAGTGTTGGTTTCTTATCCAAGGGAACCGTTGTCTCGTGATAAGCTAATGAGTTTAGCGCGAGGCCGTGAATACAGTGCGATGGAACGTTCTATTGATGTTCAAATCTCACGTTTGCGTCGCATGGTTGAAGAAGACCCAGCACATCCTCGTTATATTCAGACGGTTTGGGGATTGGGCTATGTGTTTGTTCCGGATGGAAGTAAAGCATGAAGCGACTGAGGTTCTCAAGGCGTAGTACATTTTCTCGCTCGTTATTTTTATTTGTAGCCTTACTGTTTGCGAGCCTCGTAACCAGTTATATGGTCGTGTTGAATTTTGTTGTGATGCCTAGCTTACAACAATTCAATAAGGTATTGGCATACGAAGTAAGAACATTAATGACAGAGAAAATGGTTCTACAAGATGGAACCTCAGTGCGGGTATCTCCCGCGTTGCGTAAGAAAATCTACAATGAATTAGGGATTACCTTTTATGCACATTCAGCGGCAATGGAAGAAGGGCTGAACTGGGCAAAAGAGTATGATTTTCTAAGCGAACATATGTCCGAATATATTGGTGGTAAGGCGAGTGTTCATCTTGAACTAGGCCGAGAGTATCCCATTCTATGGCTAACGTCTTATCTCGCACCTGATATCTGGGTGCGAGTTCCTCTGGACTGAAATTGGTCAAAATCAGTTCTCCCTGGTTTTTCGCTATACCTTAACGATTTTTCTCACCATTTTTGCCGGGGTATGGTTGTATATACGCTATCAAAACAAGCCGTTACTTGAATTGGAGTATCATGCAGGTGAAGTTGGTAAAGGGGTAATTTTACCCCCAATGCAAGAAAAAGGCGCCACAGAGGTTAGGGCCGCCATCCGTTCTTTTAATCACATGGCAGCAGGGATTAAAACCTTAGAAAACGATCGAACTGTCTTAATGGCAGGGGTAAGCCATGACCTAAGAACACCTTTAACCCGTATTCGTTTAGCAACAGAAATGATGAGCCCAGAAGATAGCTATCTGGCGGAATCAATTAATAAAGATATTGAAGAGTGTGATGCGATTATCGGTCAATTCATGTCCTACCTGAAAACAGGTCAAGAAATGGATATGGAATTCTGTGATCTTAACGCTATTTTAATGGACGCGGTGAACTCAGAAAGCAATGTCATCGGTGAAATTGAAACAGCACTTGAGCCCGGCTCAATGATTGTTAATGGTAATCCATTGGCGATCAAACGCGCTATTACGAATATGATAGTCAATGCATACCGCTATGGTAATGGCTGGATTAAGGTCAGTAGCGGTAAAACGGAAGATTTTGTTTGGTTTCAAGTTGAAGACGATGGCGCAGGTATCAAAGAAGAAGACATTCATCGCCTGTTCCAGCCATTTGTACAAGGTGAGAAAGCGCGTAGTAATACAGGAACAGGCCTAGGCCTGGCGATTATTCGCCGAATTGTCGATGCTCACGAAGGGAGCATCGAGATTCATAAAAGTGAGCGTGGCGGGTTTGCGATTAGGGCGTTGCTTCCTCTTAAAGAGAAAGAATACTAAATACTCTTCACACTTTACGCCGCAGCGTTGTTGGCTGCGTTCGGCTACTCGGGTTATATACTTGTGTATGCTCCCCGAGCTATCCTCTCTGGTCGCCTAGCTGCAACACAAATTGTTTTGAGTATGACTTTATAGTTGCAGGATAAAAAATATTTTTCGCTTTTATGACAGTCTGTCATTTTTCTTTTTGACGTCAGTTTTGGAACTGTAAATTTTTAACTGTTTGAAGTTTAAGATTTAAAATTATATTTTTCTTCATTTTTGCTTTCTCCCCAATGAAAAAATCAGCAATTGTCATAAAACTGTCATAAAAACGACATGTTGTCGTAACTAAATTGTCCTATTTTTCCTACCGTGACATACACCCAACAATTTTATACTTGATTGTTTCTATACATCCCCGGAGGGATTATGAAAATGACGCGTACCACCTTAGCAAGCGTAATGGCAGCAACTTTATCTCTGACTGCGATGTCTTCTTTTGCTGCTACCAGCCTGACCGGAGCTGGCGCGACCTTTCCTGCTCCTGTTTATGCGAAGTGGGCAGACTCTTATCAGAAAGAAACAGGTAATAAAGTAAACTATCAGGGGATTGGTTCTTCTGGTGGTGTCAAACAAATTAATGCAAAAACAGTTGATTTCGGAGCTTCTGACGCCCCATTAACTGATGAAAAACTCAAAGAAGATGGCCTGTTCCAGTTCCCTACTGTTATCGGTGGTGTGGTACTGGCTGTAAATGTAAAAGGTATTGAGTCAGGACAACTGACTTTAGATGGCAACACATTAGGTGATATCTATTTAGGTAAAATCACTAAATGGAATGATCCAGCAATCGCTAAATTGAATCCAAATGTGAGTTTACCAGACCAAGCTATCGCAGTCGTTAGACGTTCTGACGGTTCGGGTACTACGTTCGTATTCACGAGCTACCTTGCTAAAGTAAGCGCAAGCTGGAAATCAGACGTTGGTGCGGGCTCTACCGTTAACTGGCCGAAAAATAGCGTAGGTGGTAAAGGGAATGATGGCGTTGCAGCTTTCGTACAGCGTCTACCAGGTTCTATCGGTTATGTTGAATATGCATACGCAAAACAGAACAACCTTGCGTATACTAAATTAATCTCCGCTGATGGCGAAGCGGTTTCACCAACGGGTGAAAGCTTCAGCGCAGCCGCGAAGAAAGTCGACTGGTCTAAATCTTTTGCTCCAAGATTTAACAAACCGTGATGGTGCGAATGCATGGCCGATAACCTCAACCACATTCATCTTAGTTCACAAGCAGCAAGAGAATGCGGAAAAAGGCAAAGCGGTTCTTGATTTCTTCAACTGGGCTTATGATAAAGGTGGTAAACAAGCGGAAGCACTAGATTACGCAATTTTACCTCAAGAAGTCGTGACCGCAGTACGTGCAGCATGGAAAACAGAAGTTAAAGATAGCCAAGGTAAAGCAATATTCTAGGTGCACTTAGGTTTTCTAAGTGCACTTAGGGTTGGAAATGGCGGGTAAGTGCTGAGGAACAGAGCTTACCCGCTCATCGTTGTAACGCAATCCTGTAGAAAAGAGCAGGAATGAAATGAGAACAAAGCGCATGGCCGAGAAAACAACGGCATTTAGAGCTCCCAGCAAATCAGGTGATGTGATTTTTAGTGCACTGGTAAAGATTGCCGCGCTCATCACTTTGTTAATGCTCGGAGGCATTATTATTTCCCTTATTTTTGCATCTTGGCCAAGTATGCAGAAGTTTGGGTTTTCGTTTTTGTGGACCAAAGAGTGGGATGCTCCGGCGGAAGAATTCGGTGCTCTTGTGCCTATTTATGGCACTATCGTTACATCGTTAATTGCTCTGATTATCGCAGTTCCTGTTAGTTTTGGTATAGCACTATTCCTCACAGAGCTGGCTCCCAATTGGCTAAAACGTCCGCTTGGTATCGCGATTGAACTCCTTGCTGCTATCCCTAGTATCGTTTATGGGATGTGGGGGTTATTTGTCTTTGCACCTTTGTTTGCAGAGTATTTCCAAGAACCAGTTGGTAATGTGATGTCGAGTGTGCCGATTGTCGGTGAACTATTTTCAGGGCCTGCATTCGGAATCGGTATTTTAGCAGCGGGGATTATCCTCGCGATTATGATTATTCCCTATATTGCGTCAGTGATGCGCGATGTATTTGAACAAACTCCTGTGATGATGAAAGAGTCAGCCTACGGGATTGGCTGTACAACATGGGAAGTGATTTGGAATATCGTGCTGCCGTATACCCGCAATGGGGTAATCGGTGGAGTGATGTTAGGTCTTGGCCGTGCACTGGGTGAAACCATGGCGGTTACTTTCGTGATTGGTAATACTTACCAACTTGATAGCGCATCACTGTTTATGCCTGGAAACAGTATTACCTCAGCACTGGCAAATGAATTTGCGGAAGCTGAGAGCGGCTTACATACCTCGGCCTTGATGGAACTTGGACTGATCCTGTTTGTTATCACTTTTATTGTGTTAGCGATTTCCAAGTTAATGGTCATGCGTCTTGCGAAAAATGAGGGCCGTTAAAATGTCGATATCTCAACCTATCGCAGTGAATGAAAAAGAGCGAGCTCGTCGTCAAGCGTGGCGTCGCCAAGTTAACAGAATGGCTCTATTTATCTCAATGTTAACGATGGCTTTCGGTTTGTTCTGGTTAGTGTGGATTTTGTTTTCTACAGTCACTAAAGGGATTGATGGCATGTCCCTCAATCTGTTTACTGAAATGACTCCACCACCTAATACGGAAGGTGGTGGGTTGGCAAATGCCATCGTAGGCAGTGGTTTATTAATCTTATGGGCGACAGTTATCGGTACGCCTTTAGGGATTTTAGCGGGAATTTATTTAGCAGAATATGGCCGTAAGTCATGGTTAGCTTCAGTCACCCGCTTTATTAATGACATTTTATTATCAGCTCCGTCTATCGTTGTAGGGTTGTTTGTGTACACCATTGTGGTTGCTCAAATGCAGCACTTCTCGGGTTGGGCTGGGGTCGTGGCGCTTGCATTGCTGCAAATTCCAATTGTTATCCGAACTACTGAAAATATGTTGAAATTAGTTCCGGATAGCTTGCGTGAAGCCGCTTATGCACTTGGTACACCAAAATGGAAAATGATTTTATCTATTACGCTAAAAGCGTCTGTGTCAGGGATTATCACTGGGATCTTGCTTGCAATTGCGCGTATTGCTGGGGAAACCGCACCGCTTCTGTTTACTTCACTGTCAAATCAGTTCTGGAGTACAGATATGAGCGAGCCAATTGCCAACTTACCAGTGACAATCTTCAAATTTGCAATGAGCCCATTCTCTGAATGGCAAGAGCTTGCATGGGCTGGGGTTCTGTTAATTACCCTATGTGTCCTGCTGATTAACATCATTGCACGTGTTGTGTTCGCACAGAAAAAACACTAAGCGCCAGATAAATAAAGATTTAGAGAGAAAAGCAAACCATGATTAATGCAAACGATATTGCAAATAGTAAAATTAAAGTACGTGACCTCAACTTCTATTATGGCAAGTTTCACGCACTGAAAAATATCTCTTTAGACATTGAAAAAAATAAAGTGACTGCATTTATCGGCCCATCAGGCTGTGGTAAATCGACGTTATTACGCACCTTCAATAAAATGTATGAATTGTATGGCGAGCAGCGAGCAGAAGGTGAAATTTTACTGGATGGCCAAAACATCCTGACTGATAAACAAGATATTGCGTTATTGCGCGCAAAAGTCGGAATGGTTTTCCAAAAACCAACACCATTCCCGATGTCTATTTATGACAACATTGCATTTGGTGTGCGTTTATTTGAGAAGTTATCCCGTGTGGAAATGGATGAGCGCGTGCAGTGGGCGTTAACAAAGGCGGCATTATGGAATGAAACCAAAGATAAGTTACACCAAAGTGGTTATAGCTTGTCGGGTGGCCAGCAACAGCGTCTCTGTATTGCTCGTGGTATTGCTATTCGCCCTGAGGTTTTATTGCTAGATGAACCCTGTTCCGCTCTAGACCCTATTTCAACTGGTCGAATTGAAGAACTGATTAGTGAATTAAAATCAGAATACACCGTGGTGATTGTTACCCACAATATGCAACAAGCAGCACGCTGTTCTGACTATACGGCTTTCATGTATTTAGGGGAGTTAGTCGAGTTTAACCATACTGACAAAATGTTTACTACCCCAGAAATGAAGCAAACTGAAGATTATATTACTGGCCGCTACGGTTGATATGGAGCCGACGATGGATACGCTGAATCACAACAAACATATATCGGGGCAGTTCAATGCTGAACTGGAACATATCCATACTGAATTAATGACGATGGGAGGACTGGTCGAAGAGCAGCTTACCAAAGCCATTACGGCCATGCATAATCAGGATGAAGCCCTAGCACGTGAAGTTATCGAAAATGACCATAAAGTCAATATGATGGAAGTGGCCATTGATGAAGAATGCGTTAAAATCATCGCGAAACGCCAACCAACGGCGAGTGATTTGCGCCTGATTATGGCGATTTCAAAAACGATTGCTGAGCTGGAAAGAATCGGTGATGTTGCGGACAAAATCTGTCAAACCGCATTGGAAAAATTTTCTCATCAACACCAGCCCTTGTTAGTGAGTTTGGAATCATTAGGCCGTCATACAGTACAAATGCTACATGATGTATTAGATGCGTTCGCTCGAATGGATC of Providencia rettgeri contains these proteins:
- the pstB gene encoding Phosphate import ATP-binding protein PstB, giving the protein MINANDIANSKIKVRDLNFYYGKFHALKNISLDIEKNKVTAFIGPSGCGKSTLLRTFNKMYELYGEQRAEGEILLDGQNILTDKQDIALLRAKVGMVFQKPTPFPMSIYDNIAFGVRLFEKLSRVEMDERVQWALTKAALWNETKDKLHQSGYSLSGGQQQRLCIARGIAIRPEVLLLDEPCSALDPISTGRIEELISELKSEYTVVIVTHNMQQAARCSDYTAFMYLGELVEFNHTDKMFTTPEMKQTEDYITGRYG
- the ompR_1 gene encoding Transcriptional regulatory protein OmpR; protein product: MQESYKVLVVDDDMRLRALLERYLTEQGFQVRSAANAEQMDRILTRESIHLIVLDLMLPGEDGLSICRRLRSQNNPIPIIMVTAKGEEVDRIVGLEIGADDYIPKTF
- the greB gene encoding Transcript cleavage factor greB; the encoded protein is MTKSLLITREGWDALDKELKYLWKEERPRVTQSVSEAAAQGDRSENAEYIYGKKRLREIDRRIRFLSKRLDQLRIIEPDPRQEGRVFFGAWVKLEDENENIRIFRIVGADEFNPTKQWISIDSPVARALIGKQVDDEITVNTPGGQVTYFVLEISYHPLTT
- the envZ_1 gene encoding Osmolarity sensor protein EnvZ, which codes for MKRLRFSRRSTFSRSLFLFVALLFASLVTSYMVVLNFVVMPSLQQFNKVLAYEVRTLMTEKMVLQDGTSVRVSPALRKKIYNELGITFYAHSAAMEEGLNWAKEYDFLSEHMSEYIGGKASVHLELGREYPILWLTSYLAPDIWVRVPLD
- the pstA gene encoding Phosphate transport system permease protein pstA, whose translation is MSISQPIAVNEKERARRQAWRRQVNRMALFISMLTMAFGLFWLVWILFSTVTKGIDGMSLNLFTEMTPPPNTEGGGLANAIVGSGLLILWATVIGTPLGILAGIYLAEYGRKSWLASVTRFINDILLSAPSIVVGLFVYTIVVAQMQHFSGWAGVVALALLQIPIVIRTTENMLKLVPDSLREAAYALGTPKWKMILSITLKASVSGIITGILLAIARIAGETAPLLFTSLSNQFWSTDMSEPIANLPVTIFKFAMSPFSEWQELAWAGVLLITLCVLLINIIARVVFAQKKH
- the ompR_2 gene encoding Transcriptional regulatory protein OmpR — translated: MTIFQKPFNPRELLARIRAVLRRQANELPGAPSQDDAIITFGKFKLNLGTREMFQGDENMPLTSGEFAVLKVLVSYPREPLSRDKLMSLARGREYSAMERSIDVQISRLRRMVEEDPAHPRYIQTVWGLGYVFVPDGSKA
- the pstS_2 gene encoding Phosphate-binding protein pstS precursor, whose translation is MLQDLTNRDGANAWPITSTTFILVHKQQENAEKGKAVLDFFNWAYDKGGKQAEALDYAILPQEVVTAVRAAWKTEVKDSQGKAIF
- the phoU gene encoding Phosphate transport system protein phoU gives rise to the protein MDTLNHNKHISGQFNAELEHIHTELMTMGGLVEEQLTKAITAMHNQDEALAREVIENDHKVNMMEVAIDEECVKIIAKRQPTASDLRLIMAISKTIAELERIGDVADKICQTALEKFSHQHQPLLVSLESLGRHTVQMLHDVLDAFARMDLEEAIRIYREDEKVDQEYEGIVRQLMTYMMEDPRTIPSVLTALFCARSIERIGDRCQNICEFIFYYVKGQDFRHVGGDSLEKMLTNK
- the envZ_2 gene encoding Osmolarity sensor protein EnvZ; translated protein: MEYHAGEVGKGVILPPMQEKGATEVRAAIRSFNHMAAGIKTLENDRTVLMAGVSHDLRTPLTRIRLATEMMSPEDSYLAESINKDIEECDAIIGQFMSYLKTGQEMDMEFCDLNAILMDAVNSESNVIGEIETALEPGSMIVNGNPLAIKRAITNMIVNAYRYGNGWIKVSSGKTEDFVWFQVEDDGAGIKEEDIHRLFQPFVQGEKARSNTGTGLGLAIIRRIVDAHEGSIEIHKSERGGFAIRALLPLKEKEY
- the pstS_1 gene encoding Phosphate-binding protein pstS precursor, with protein sequence MTRTTLASVMAATLSLTAMSSFAATSLTGAGATFPAPVYAKWADSYQKETGNKVNYQGIGSSGGVKQINAKTVDFGASDAPLTDEKLKEDGLFQFPTVIGGVVLAVNVKGIESGQLTLDGNTLGDIYLGKITKWNDPAIAKLNPNVSLPDQAIAVVRRSDGSGTTFVFTSYLAKVSASWKSDVGAGSTVNWPKNSVGGKGNDGVAAFVQRLPGSIGYVEYAYAKQNNLAYTKLISADGEAVSPTGESFSAAAKKVDWSKSFAPRFNKP
- the pstC gene encoding Phosphate transport system permease protein pstC, encoding MRTKRMAEKTTAFRAPSKSGDVIFSALVKIAALITLLMLGGIIISLIFASWPSMQKFGFSFLWTKEWDAPAEEFGALVPIYGTIVTSLIALIIAVPVSFGIALFLTELAPNWLKRPLGIAIELLAAIPSIVYGMWGLFVFAPLFAEYFQEPVGNVMSSVPIVGELFSGPAFGIGILAAGIILAIMIIPYIASVMRDVFEQTPVMMKESAYGIGCTTWEVIWNIVLPYTRNGVIGGVMLGLGRALGETMAVTFVIGNTYQLDSASLFMPGNSITSALANEFAEAESGLHTSALMELGLILFVITFIVLAISKLMVMRLAKNEGR